In Silene latifolia isolate original U9 population chromosome 3, ASM4854445v1, whole genome shotgun sequence, a single window of DNA contains:
- the LOC141649137 gene encoding uncharacterized protein LOC141649137, with amino-acid sequence MKQVVLNSGHFLFDNKPMIVKPWVPDIELIKEEVKTVPAWVRLHKLPLKFWGKSLVKLANLVGSYVKCDTATEQKARLDEKQKIMEIEIGYEWKPTMCSTCKQLGHDKETCRKGQTVKHTQPKKVWKPVQKVVQIQKAVQIQKPAQAVQQQVQQPAKKIKFYQTIPEVVQTPETKIGPSSSGSLSPIKVTRQGPKMVAGLDMGLFGLLDAKIKPSKVNKVVVNVFNDLSVSTNSAYHPGGRIWVVWKPHLCDVLFLDYAAQLIQMKIMDKITGMWFYYTDIYAFNGIGEREPLWDRLNILRPQGTEPWLLGGDFNCVLQAKERLGGGFNMAEAKPFQQCLEECEVMDIQAAGSYYTWNNKQPLETRVYSRLDRALVNQSWIDQFPNVYANFLPEGHFDHNPCMIGMMHYEGTQMFKVTQKLRRLKPELRRDKDLLAQEYTAHQHSIQLQQAKTAYLKQKAKAHWLVDGDTNSSYFHGLIKARRNKNCIYQIRDHKGIMHSDEDGIQQAFFEYYEELLGSNAPTIGVKNVIIQKGKKCTKAQRQILLAPVTQEEVKEIIFNISDDKAPGPDGYSSKFFKDSWDIVGGEDIIRLYERKASSPRCLFKLDLQKAYDTVEWGFLAQLLKAMNFPSQFTQWTMQCVTTASYSLNLNGNLFGFFKGKRGLRQGDPLSPLLFTICMDYLSRFLSYSTETPDFHFHPLGKPMKLSHLMFADDLLLFSKGDAHSMMILLRTFSTFSKSSGLNMSKGKSNAFFNGVPKGLKNDILQVSGMVEGRLPFKYLRVPIKTTRLFAQECKPIIDRVVDRIRGLGARKLSYAGRLVLVNVVLKTLHNYWATMNFLWDGGTEFIKSPLVSWEKACKPRDEGGLGLKNDVEWNKAAIGKLVWWIASKSDHLWVR; translated from the exons ATGAAGCAGGTAGTCCTTAATAGTGGTCACTTCTTGTTTGACAATAAACCCATGATTGTTAAGCCTTGGGTTCCTGATATTGAATTAATTAAGGAAGAAGTCAAAACAGTTCCTGCATGGGTAAGGCTGCACAAACTCCCtcttaaattttggggtaagAGTTTAGTTAAATTGGCAAATCTGGTGGGTAGCTATGTCAAGTGTGACACTGCCACAGAACAGAAGGCTAGACTAG ATGAGAAGCAGAAAATAATGGAAATAGAAATAGGCTATGAATGGAAACCTACCATGTGTTCCACTTGTAAGCAGTTGGGTCATGACAAGGAGACCTGCAGGAAGGGGCAGACTGTAAAGCATACTCAGCCCAAGAAAGTATGGAAACCAGTGCAGAAGGTTGTTCAAATCCAAAAGGCCGTTCAAATCCAAAAGCCTGCTCAGGCTGTTCAGCAACAAGTCCAGCAACCTGCAAAGAAGATAAAATTTTATCAGACTATACCTGAAGTAGTCCAGACACCTGAAACTAAAATTGGGCCAAGCAGCAGTGGGTCTCTATCCCCAATTAAAGTCACTAGACAGGGTCCAAAAATGGTAGCAGGATTAGACATGG GTCTGTTTGGTCTATTAGACGCTAAAATAAAACCTAGTAAAGTGAATAAAGTTGTGGTTAATGTTTTCAATGACTTGAGTGTATCAACCAATTCTGCCTACCATCCAGGGGGGAGAATCTGGGTGGTCTGGAAGCCTCATCTTTGTGATGTCCTCTTTTTAGACTATGCAGCTCAACTCATTCAGATGAAAATTATGGATAAAATAACTGGAATGTGGTTCTACTATACAGATATTTATGCCTTCAATGGGATTGGTGAAAGGGAACCCTTGTGGGACAGGTTGAATATTTTAAGACCTCAGGGTACTGAACCTTGGCTGTTAGGGGGAGATTTCAATTGTGTGTTGCAGGCCAAGGAGAGATTGGGTGGAGGTTTTAATATGGCAGAGGCTAAACCCTTCCAACAATGTTTGGAGGAGTGTGAGGTGATGGATATTCAAGCTGCAGGGTCCTATTATACTTGGAACAATAAACAACCTTTAGAGACTAGAGTATATAGCAGATTGGATAGGGCTTTGGTTAACCAAAGTTGGATTGATCAATTCCCTAATGTGTATGCCAATTTTCTTCCCGAGGGCCACTTTGATCATAATCCTTGTATGATTGGAATG ATGCATTATGAGGGTACACAAATGTTTAAGGTCACTCAGAAGCTCAGAAGACTAAAGCCTGAACTAAGGA GGGACAAGGATCTTTTGGCTCAGGAATATACAGCTCATCAGCACTCAATTCAGTTACAGCAAGCTAAAACAGCCTACCTGAAGCAGAAAGCAAAGGCTCACTGGCTGGTAGATGGAGACACTAATTCCTCTTATTTTCATGGGCTTATTAAGGCTAGGAGGAATAAGAATTGTATTTACCAAATTAGAGACCATAAAGGAATTATGCATTCTGATGAAGATGGGATCCAACAAGCTTTCTTCGAGTATTACGAAGAATTGTTAGGATCTAATGCTCCTACTATAGGAGTCAAGAATGTAATCATTCAGAAAGGGAAAAAATGCACCAAGGCTCAAAGACAAATTCTGTTAGCACCTGTGACACAAGAAGAAGTCAAAGAGATCATTTTCAATATCTCAGATGACAAAGCACCAGGCCCGGATGGATATTCTAGCAAGTTTTTTAAAGACTCGTGGGATATAGTTGGGGGAGAG GATATTATACGACTGTATGAAAGAAAGGCTAGCTCCCCTAGGTGCTTATTCAAACTTGATCTCCAAAAAGCTTATGACACAGTGGAGTGGGGTTTTCTAGCTCAGTTGCTCAAGGCCATGAATTTTCCATCTCAATTCACTCAATGGACTATGCAATGTGTCACAACTGCTAGTTATTCATTGAATCTTAATGGAAATTTATTCGGTTTTTTCAAGGGGAAAAGGGGGCTAAGACAAGGGGATCCCCTATCTCCTTTACTCTTCACCATATGTATGGATTACTTATCTAGGTTCTTAAGTTATTCAACTGAGACTCCTGATTTCCATTTTCACCCCTTGGGCAAACCCATGAAGCTATCTCATCTAATGTTTGCTGACGATCTTTTATTATTTAGCAAGGGGGATGCTCACTCTATGATGATTCTGCTTCGTACCTTTTCTACTTTCTCCAAATCATCAGGCTTAAATATGAGCAAAGGAAAGTCTAATGCCTTTTTTAATGGAGTACCAAAAGGCCTTAAAAATGACATCTTGCAAGTTTCTGGCATGGTGGAGGGAAGACTTCCTTTCAAATACCTAAGGGTTCCAATTAAAACTACTAGGTTGTTTGCCCAGGAATGCAAACCCATTATTGATAGAGTGGTGGATAGAATCAGGGGTCTGGGAGCTCGAAAATTGTCTTACGCTGGTAGACTGGTCCTAGTGAATGTTGTGCTTAAAACTTTACATAATTATTGGGCTACAAT GAATTTCCTTTGGGATGGAGGGACTGAGTTCATCAAGTCTCCTCTGGTGTCATGGGAGAAAGCTTGCAAACCTAGAGATGAAGGAGGACTGGGGCTGAAAAATGATGTGGAATGGAACAAAGCTGCTATTGGCAAACTAGTCTGGTGGATAGCTAGTAAAAGTGACCATTTATGGGTTAGGTGA